The Tautonia plasticadhaerens nucleotide sequence CTTGCCCTCGGCGAGGTAGAGCTCGGCGGCGAGGTCGGAGAGGCGCTGGGACTTGATGGCGTCGAAGTTCTCGTAGTAACGCTTGATGATCTTCTGCTGGTGGGGCGAGTAGTTGCGGTCGGCCATCGTCGAGGGTCTCCGGGGGCGTCCGTTCCTGGGGATCGGTCGATCGTTCTGTCAGTCGAACGAGGGGGGCTTGCGGAGCTTCTTGGTCTGGGATCGCTGCTTCTTGGACTCGGTCGTGCGCTGCTTCGAGCCGAGCGTGGGCCTGGTGGGGATCCGGGGCTTGGGGGGGGTGGCGGCCTCGAGGACGAGGTCCCGGAGCTTGTCCAGGCAGTCGTCGATGTTCCGGAGGCGGTCCCTCGTCCGCTGGGAGGAGATGATCAGCTCCCCCTCGGAATTCAGCCGGGGGCCGACGGCCCGGAGCAGTCGGCGGCGGACGGGCTCGGGGAGGCTCGGGCTGTCGGCGGGCGTCCAGCGCATCACGGCCTTGGTGGCGACCTTGTTGACGTTCTGGCCGCCGGGGCCGCCGGATCGGGCGTAGTCGAAGTGGAGCTCGTCCATCGGGATCGAGATCCGGTCGTTGATGCGAAGCATGGACGCCCCCTCGGGCCTGCGGTCGGTCGGTCGGTCAATCGAAGAGAGCCCCCCGGCGTGCTCGAACGCCGGGGGGCTCGACGGGCCCGGTCGCCCTATTCTAGCGACCGAGGGCCGCGTTGGTCAGGGTTGCACTCAGCGGGCCGAGGGCCCTCCGTGGGTGCCGTAGTCGACCGACATCGTCGGCGGGGCGGTCACGGCC carries:
- the arfB gene encoding alternative ribosome rescue aminoacyl-tRNA hydrolase ArfB is translated as MLRINDRISIPMDELHFDYARSGGPGGQNVNKVATKAVMRWTPADSPSLPEPVRRRLLRAVGPRLNSEGELIISSQRTRDRLRNIDDCLDKLRDLVLEAATPPKPRIPTRPTLGSKQRTTESKKQRSQTKKLRKPPSFD